A stretch of the Synechococcus sp. WH 8016 genome encodes the following:
- a CDS encoding aspartoacylase: MPSPRVLVVAGTHGNEINAPWLLEQWQQQPQFIQTHGCEVIPVIGNPDAYAKGCRYLDRDLNRSFQPDLLRQAGSERNPPFQVDREVQRAFDLVSRYGLEGIEACGLVIDLHSTTSAMGSSLVVYGRRPADLALAALVQGRLGLPVYLHEADQAQQGFLVESWPCGLVIEVGPVPQMVRHHKILTQTRLALEAVFEACSDALAGRARYPKQLVVHRHLGSLDLPRSPSGSPDAFLHPQRQGSDWQPMCGGDPLFQKADGSCVPYEGADGLVPLFINEAAYAEKAIALSLTHRECWPLSFEWTEAFQAQLSAG; encoded by the coding sequence ATGCCAAGCCCTCGTGTGCTTGTCGTGGCTGGAACCCATGGGAATGAAATCAATGCTCCCTGGCTGCTGGAACAGTGGCAGCAGCAGCCCCAGTTCATTCAGACCCATGGATGCGAGGTGATCCCGGTGATTGGCAATCCCGATGCTTATGCAAAGGGTTGTCGTTACCTCGATCGTGATCTCAATCGCTCCTTCCAGCCTGATCTTCTTCGGCAGGCTGGCTCAGAGCGGAATCCACCGTTCCAGGTGGATCGCGAAGTTCAGCGTGCCTTTGACCTGGTGAGCCGTTACGGCCTTGAAGGCATCGAGGCCTGTGGTTTGGTGATTGATCTCCACAGCACCACCTCTGCGATGGGAAGCTCTCTGGTGGTCTATGGGCGTCGTCCTGCTGATTTGGCGTTGGCCGCCCTTGTTCAAGGGCGGTTGGGCTTACCGGTGTATCTCCATGAAGCAGACCAGGCTCAGCAGGGATTTCTGGTGGAGAGCTGGCCCTGTGGCCTGGTGATTGAAGTGGGGCCCGTCCCCCAGATGGTGCGTCATCACAAAATCTTGACGCAAACGCGCCTGGCTCTCGAGGCCGTCTTTGAGGCTTGCTCTGATGCGCTGGCCGGACGAGCCCGCTATCCCAAGCAATTGGTGGTGCATCGCCATCTGGGGAGTCTTGATCTCCCACGCTCCCCATCCGGTTCCCCAGACGCCTTCCTCCACCCTCAGCGACAAGGTTCGGACTGGCAGCCCATGTGTGGCGGCGATCCGCTCTTTCAGAAGGCTGATGGCAGCTGTGTTCCCTATGAGGGAGCGGATGGACTGGTTCCACTCTTTATTAATGAGGCGGCCTATGCAGAGAAAGCCATTGCCTTGAGCCTCACCCACAGAGAGTGCTGGCCTCTATCTTTTGAATGGACAGAGGCCTTTCAAGCGCAGCTATCAGCGGGGTGA
- a CDS encoding DUF2301 domain-containing membrane protein, with the protein MTTNSKTRAEQSEPSFEGMYGPYCITLQDQREVQLYRICLLVCGLSFSAGLGQWILVGPQLAPLWLLPLAVSLGLALRWIHIYLRPLHQALQLFWAAGCIGWLVLAIQAGPSDIFNALESQRLWTLAIGPLFAALAGIGFKEFFCFRRPEAIGLTLLLPVALLGHLSGLIAGPTAISMMAISSALLVLLALRKFGMEAAADVGDKSVFAYLEDLRRAEST; encoded by the coding sequence ATGACAACCAACAGCAAGACAAGAGCAGAACAATCGGAACCAAGCTTTGAGGGAATGTATGGCCCCTATTGCATCACCCTTCAGGATCAGCGAGAGGTTCAGCTCTACCGAATCTGCTTGCTGGTGTGTGGATTGAGCTTCAGTGCAGGCCTCGGACAATGGATCCTCGTAGGGCCGCAGCTGGCGCCCCTATGGCTGTTGCCCCTTGCCGTATCACTTGGCCTGGCCTTGCGCTGGATTCACATCTATTTGCGCCCTCTCCACCAAGCCCTTCAATTGTTTTGGGCTGCTGGATGCATCGGCTGGCTGGTCTTAGCCATCCAGGCCGGTCCATCGGACATTTTCAACGCACTCGAAAGCCAGCGTCTTTGGACCCTGGCGATTGGCCCCCTCTTTGCAGCCCTGGCCGGCATCGGCTTCAAGGAGTTCTTTTGCTTCAGACGGCCAGAAGCCATCGGACTCACCCTGCTTCTGCCCGTTGCCCTGCTCGGTCACTTGAGTGGCCTGATTGCAGGGCCAACAGCCATCAGCATGATGGCGATTTCCTCCGCTCTTCTGGTGCTTCTTGCCTTGCGCAAATTTGGAATGGAAGCCGCCGCAGATGTAGGCGATAAGAGCGTATTTGCTTATCTGGAAGATCTGCGTAGGGCCGAGAGCACGTGA
- a CDS encoding glutathione S-transferase C-terminal domain-containing protein has translation MAIHPLIVRGARQGWRWQWLRLMGGLGPADQGGHYRRPDSTPMQTLVLEEQELEARNSKTKPHLIVGRSCPWAHRVWLVFQLRGLSASINLLKADANHDEGRWRLEPTWLSCDSLLDLYKLCGAPPSYRATVPVLVDPGASPSDQPRLLGNDSTPLSAALCSWPAEATARDLAPSELQPAIASWQELIQPSINDGVYRCGFARNQGAFDQASQALFSALDQVEKSLQAQGPWLCGEQITLADVRLFPTLIRWEMVYAPLFGCSAKPLWMFPALWSWRQRFFALPGVGESCDSQGWKQDYFGALFPLNPSGIVPNSPELSRLIGAGVAQPE, from the coding sequence ATGGCGATCCATCCACTGATTGTGCGCGGCGCTCGCCAAGGATGGCGCTGGCAATGGCTTCGCTTGATGGGAGGGCTAGGCCCTGCCGATCAAGGTGGACACTATCGGCGCCCTGACAGCACACCGATGCAAACCCTCGTCTTAGAGGAGCAGGAGCTTGAGGCGAGAAACAGCAAGACAAAACCCCACCTGATCGTTGGCCGCAGTTGCCCATGGGCCCATCGTGTCTGGCTGGTTTTTCAACTGAGAGGACTCAGCGCAAGCATCAACCTGTTGAAGGCCGATGCCAATCACGACGAAGGACGTTGGCGACTGGAGCCAACCTGGCTCAGCTGCGACAGCCTTCTTGATCTTTACAAGCTGTGCGGAGCACCTCCCAGCTACCGAGCCACGGTGCCGGTCCTGGTCGATCCAGGTGCAAGCCCATCCGATCAGCCCCGATTGCTGGGGAATGACAGCACCCCCTTGAGCGCTGCACTGTGTTCGTGGCCAGCAGAGGCAACGGCACGCGATCTCGCCCCCAGCGAATTGCAACCTGCGATTGCGTCATGGCAGGAATTGATCCAACCCTCGATCAACGACGGCGTCTATCGCTGTGGATTTGCACGAAACCAAGGCGCCTTTGACCAAGCCAGCCAAGCCCTGTTCTCAGCTTTGGACCAAGTGGAGAAGAGCTTGCAAGCCCAAGGGCCATGGCTCTGCGGCGAGCAAATCACGCTGGCAGATGTGCGTCTTTTCCCCACATTGATCCGCTGGGAAATGGTCTACGCGCCCCTATTCGGTTGTAGCGCCAAGCCGCTATGGATGTTTCCAGCACTTTGGAGTTGGCGTCAACGCTTTTTTGCACTTCCTGGGGTCGGTGAGAGTTGCGACAGCCAAGGGTGGAAGCAGGATTATTTCGGAGCACTGTTTCCCTTAAACCCCAGCGGAATTGTTCCAAATAGCCCTGAGCTGAGCAGACTGATTGGGGCGGGAGTGGCACAACCGGAATGA
- a CDS encoding DUF389 domain-containing protein produces the protein MASIEPSKLDRMHRSFGRDAELDEVFIVLSVGAGMIATLGLLANSPAVVIGAMVVAPWIMPLRAAAFAVLFGDIPLLTRSLRTLIVGVCATTVLSILLGRLAGLPQFGSEVAARTSPNLLDLGIALVAGGLATYAKLRSDAVSSLAGTAIAVALVPPVCVMGLLLSHAYWEEALGAGLLFTTNLLGILTGGLVLMACQDSYFRHELKRSHLGAASFALTGLLLIPLGTSFINLLVQARNENTRESVEKTIEQFLTSETLTFGDKNKVDIERVDIDWAQNPPVIRVIVRVADPERPTYKQVSAVQEEINKRQGLRFRLVVQRTAVDIVGPKEQPNIQSPISKQLIDSKIQPIDETKPVEDMRPFREVPQIEQLPFLDNMQSFEKGTKNEKEKSKESNLNSTSELEEIKAPELPLDSQAADKNLD, from the coding sequence ATGGCCAGCATCGAACCCAGCAAGCTCGATCGCATGCACCGCAGCTTCGGTAGAGATGCGGAACTCGATGAAGTCTTCATCGTGCTGAGTGTCGGCGCAGGGATGATCGCAACCCTGGGTTTACTCGCCAACAGTCCTGCCGTCGTGATCGGTGCCATGGTCGTAGCCCCATGGATCATGCCGCTAAGAGCCGCCGCTTTTGCCGTGCTTTTTGGTGACATCCCCCTGCTCACTCGTTCCTTGCGAACGTTGATCGTGGGTGTGTGCGCGACCACTGTCTTATCCATTTTGTTAGGGAGACTGGCAGGGTTGCCTCAATTCGGCTCAGAAGTCGCAGCAAGGACATCGCCAAACCTTCTCGATTTGGGGATCGCGCTCGTGGCCGGTGGACTGGCCACTTACGCCAAACTTCGCAGTGATGCCGTGAGCTCACTTGCAGGAACTGCAATTGCGGTTGCTCTTGTGCCGCCGGTGTGCGTGATGGGACTCCTTCTATCCCATGCGTATTGGGAGGAAGCATTAGGGGCAGGCCTTCTATTTACCACCAACCTTCTTGGCATTTTGACCGGCGGATTAGTCCTCATGGCCTGCCAAGATTCCTACTTTCGCCACGAACTCAAGCGAAGCCATTTAGGAGCCGCAAGCTTTGCACTCACCGGTTTATTGCTGATTCCCCTAGGAACAAGTTTTATCAATCTCCTTGTCCAAGCGAGAAATGAGAATACACGCGAATCAGTGGAAAAGACGATTGAACAATTTCTAACCAGCGAGACCTTGACCTTTGGAGATAAAAATAAAGTAGATATCGAGAGAGTTGATATCGACTGGGCTCAAAACCCACCGGTCATCCGAGTGATAGTGCGTGTTGCAGACCCAGAACGTCCCACATATAAACAAGTTTCAGCCGTTCAAGAAGAGATCAACAAACGACAAGGGCTGCGATTTCGACTTGTCGTTCAACGCACAGCTGTTGACATCGTCGGCCCCAAAGAACAGCCCAATATTCAAAGCCCAATCTCCAAGCAACTGATCGATTCAAAGATTCAGCCAATTGATGAAACAAAACCTGTTGAAGACATGAGGCCCTTCCGAGAAGTCCCCCAAATCGAGCAATTGCCTTTTCTTGACAACATGCAATCCTTTGAGAAGGGAACGAAGAACGAGAAGGAAAAAAGCAAGGAAAGCAACCTCAACTCAACCTCTGAGCTTGAAGAAATCAAGGCTCCTGAGCTGCCTCTTGACAGTCAGGCTGCTGATAAAAACTTAGATTAA
- a CDS encoding DUF3493 domain-containing protein: protein MSDRDSQKQLDPELKARLLQEARTPWRSLRRLLWVALFASGGLGLFVMTFKVTAGDTVVLSDLGIQIGAVVLFGSLLWFDRTRES from the coding sequence TTGAGCGACCGCGACTCTCAAAAACAGTTGGATCCAGAATTGAAGGCGCGGCTGCTCCAGGAAGCACGCACTCCCTGGCGTTCTCTAAGGCGCTTGCTCTGGGTCGCTCTCTTCGCTTCCGGCGGGCTTGGTTTGTTCGTCATGACCTTCAAGGTCACCGCTGGAGACACTGTTGTCCTCAGTGACCTGGGGATCCAGATCGGTGCTGTCGTTCTGTTCGGCAGCTTGCTCTGGTTCGATCGCACGCGAGAGTCCTGA
- the cgtA gene encoding Obg family GTPase CgtA, translating to MQFIDQARISVRGGRGGDGIVAFRREKYVPAGGPSGGDGGQGSDVVLEADSNLQTLLDFKYKRLFAGIDGRRGGPNRCTGASGPPLVIKVPCGTEVRHLSTGIVLGDLTTHGERLTVAFGGRGGLGNAHYLSNRNRAPEKCTEGRDGEEWPLQLELKLLAEVGIIGLPNAGKSTLISVLSAARPKIADYPFTTLIPNLGVVRRPTGDGTVFADIPGLIAGAAQGAGLGHDFLRHIERTRLLIHLVDGGAEDPLLDLRVVEKELEAYGHGLVERPRILVINKQELIQEEDLDAIVSALTDASGSTPLLISAAMSRGLNQLLDRVWSELGI from the coding sequence GTGCAGTTCATCGACCAAGCGCGCATTTCCGTGCGGGGTGGCCGTGGTGGCGATGGCATCGTGGCCTTCCGTCGAGAAAAATATGTTCCAGCGGGAGGCCCCTCCGGTGGTGATGGAGGCCAGGGCTCGGATGTGGTGTTGGAGGCCGATTCCAACCTGCAAACCCTTTTGGATTTCAAATACAAGCGATTGTTCGCTGGGATCGATGGGCGACGGGGAGGCCCCAATCGCTGCACTGGAGCTTCAGGTCCGCCCTTGGTGATCAAAGTGCCCTGTGGCACCGAAGTTCGTCATCTGAGTACGGGCATCGTGCTTGGCGATCTCACCACCCATGGAGAACGCCTCACCGTGGCGTTTGGTGGGCGGGGAGGACTGGGCAATGCCCATTACCTCAGCAATCGCAACCGTGCTCCAGAAAAATGTACGGAGGGTCGCGACGGCGAAGAATGGCCTTTGCAGCTGGAGCTCAAGCTGCTTGCAGAGGTGGGGATTATTGGGCTCCCAAATGCGGGGAAAAGCACCTTGATCAGTGTTCTATCTGCCGCGCGACCAAAAATTGCCGACTACCCGTTCACAACGCTGATCCCGAATCTTGGGGTCGTGCGCCGCCCGACAGGCGACGGCACCGTGTTTGCGGATATTCCGGGTTTGATCGCTGGTGCTGCGCAGGGCGCGGGGTTGGGCCACGATTTTCTTCGTCATATCGAGCGCACCCGGCTGCTCATTCACCTGGTGGATGGCGGCGCCGAGGATCCTTTGTTGGATCTACGCGTTGTTGAAAAGGAGCTAGAGGCCTATGGGCATGGGTTGGTGGAGCGCCCCAGAATCCTGGTCATTAATAAGCAGGAACTGATTCAGGAAGAAGATCTAGATGCGATCGTTTCCGCTCTCACGGATGCCAGCGGGAGCACACCGCTGCTGATTTCGGCGGCGATGAGTCGCGGACTGAATCAGCTGTTGGATCGTGTTTGGAGCGAATTGGGGATCTAG
- a CDS encoding CP12 domain-containing protein produces the protein MKSIDEHIKKDQTEIEAARASGDEAKVRHLTTELQSLEEYKEHNPEDKHDPTSLELYCDANPDADECRVYDD, from the coding sequence ATGAAATCCATCGACGAGCACATCAAGAAAGATCAAACAGAAATTGAAGCCGCTCGTGCTTCAGGCGATGAAGCAAAGGTGCGTCACCTGACGACAGAGCTGCAATCTCTTGAGGAATACAAAGAGCACAACCCTGAGGACAAGCACGATCCCACCTCACTTGAGCTTTATTGCGATGCAAACCCAGATGCCGATGAATGCCGCGTCTACGACGACTGA
- a CDS encoding ABC-F family ATP-binding cassette domain-containing protein: protein MSLISLIDASKDFGIRTLFAELTLHIREGDRLGLIGPNGSGKSTLLKVLAGEEPLGGGERRCSSRLRVELVGQESTVDPGLTVLEQVLAGCGEKRDLLLRFSELSEAVADNPDNSELLAELGVLSQRMDESEAWSLEQQCQEVLQRLGIADLHSPVEALSGGYRKRVGLASALVACPDVLLLDEPTNHLDAAAVEWLQSWLDRYPGAVVLVTHDRYVLDRVTRRIVEVELGEARSIDGNYSAYLQRKAEQNQADAAAAAKFKSVLRRELAWLRQGPKARSTKQKARLQRIDEMQTAPTKQSRAQLEMASVSRRIGKVAIEADQLSVSADGSKDGPFLLSDFSYSFSPEDRVGIIGPNGSGKSTLLDLIAGRRQPTCGSLQIGETVHLGYLDQHTDVLSDGKGLERKVIDFVEEAASTIDLGHEQLSASQLLERFLFPPAQQHSPLSKLSGGERRRLSLCRMLIQAPNVLLLDEPTNDLDVQTLSVLEDLLEDFRGCVVVVSHDRYFLDRTVDRLFCFENGRLQRFEGNYSEFLDHRRDLEKAQSEALAAQETAQRAAKSTSKRVSHQDNKPKRRSFKESKELERLDSDLPALEIRKQELEEAIASGRGDLSSLSLELATLLDSLHASEERWLELSELEP, encoded by the coding sequence GTGAGCCTGATCAGTCTGATCGATGCATCCAAAGACTTCGGCATCCGCACGCTGTTTGCTGAACTAACCCTGCACATTCGAGAGGGTGATCGCCTGGGACTAATTGGCCCCAATGGGTCAGGGAAGTCGACCTTGCTGAAAGTGCTGGCCGGAGAGGAACCGCTTGGGGGAGGGGAACGACGCTGCTCGTCGCGGTTGAGAGTTGAGCTCGTGGGGCAAGAGAGCACCGTGGACCCAGGCCTCACCGTTCTGGAACAGGTGTTGGCAGGGTGCGGAGAGAAACGAGACTTGCTGCTGCGTTTCAGCGAACTCAGCGAAGCTGTTGCCGACAATCCAGACAACTCCGAGCTCCTAGCCGAGCTGGGGGTCCTGAGTCAAAGGATGGACGAATCCGAGGCGTGGAGCCTCGAACAACAGTGCCAGGAAGTGCTGCAACGGCTTGGGATCGCAGATCTACACAGCCCTGTGGAGGCTCTTTCCGGTGGTTATCGCAAACGCGTTGGACTGGCATCGGCCCTTGTGGCTTGTCCTGATGTCCTGCTTCTCGATGAGCCGACCAACCACCTCGATGCCGCAGCGGTGGAGTGGTTGCAAAGCTGGCTAGATCGCTACCCAGGAGCGGTCGTCCTCGTCACGCACGACCGCTATGTGCTGGATCGTGTGACCCGCAGGATCGTGGAGGTGGAGCTGGGGGAAGCGCGAAGTATTGACGGCAATTACAGCGCTTACTTACAGCGAAAAGCCGAGCAAAATCAGGCCGATGCCGCTGCTGCTGCGAAATTTAAAAGCGTGCTCCGACGCGAATTGGCTTGGTTGCGACAGGGACCCAAGGCCCGTAGCACCAAACAAAAAGCGCGGCTGCAGCGGATCGACGAAATGCAGACCGCGCCGACGAAACAGAGCCGCGCTCAGCTAGAGATGGCCAGCGTGAGTCGTCGGATCGGAAAAGTCGCGATCGAGGCGGACCAGCTTTCCGTCTCGGCGGATGGCAGCAAGGACGGGCCGTTTTTGCTCTCAGACTTCAGTTACAGCTTCAGCCCAGAAGATCGTGTCGGAATCATTGGCCCCAACGGCAGTGGCAAATCAACCCTGCTGGACCTCATTGCAGGACGTCGTCAGCCGACCTGCGGGTCCCTCCAGATTGGAGAGACCGTTCATCTCGGCTATCTCGACCAACACACCGATGTCTTGAGCGATGGGAAAGGCTTGGAGCGCAAGGTGATCGACTTTGTTGAAGAAGCAGCCTCAACAATCGACCTTGGCCATGAACAGCTCAGTGCCTCCCAGCTCTTGGAACGGTTCCTCTTTCCACCAGCCCAACAACACAGTCCCCTCAGCAAACTCTCTGGTGGAGAACGACGGCGCTTAAGTCTTTGCCGGATGTTGATTCAGGCACCCAATGTGTTGCTGCTCGACGAGCCAACCAACGACTTGGATGTCCAGACCCTGAGTGTGCTCGAAGACCTCCTCGAAGACTTCCGTGGCTGTGTCGTGGTCGTATCACACGATCGCTACTTTCTGGACCGCACCGTCGACCGTCTTTTCTGTTTTGAAAACGGGCGCTTGCAGCGTTTTGAAGGGAACTACAGCGAATTTCTTGATCACCGCCGTGATCTGGAGAAAGCGCAAAGCGAAGCGCTGGCAGCACAGGAAACAGCTCAACGCGCAGCAAAATCAACCTCTAAACGGGTCTCTCATCAAGACAACAAGCCGAAACGGCGCAGCTTTAAAGAATCGAAGGAGTTGGAGCGCCTGGACAGCGACCTTCCCGCCCTGGAGATCAGAAAACAGGAGCTGGAGGAGGCCATTGCTAGCGGCAGGGGCGATCTCAGCTCTTTGAGCTTAGAGCTGGCCACGTTGTTGGACTCGCTTCATGCCAGTGAGGAGCGCTGGCTGGAGCTCAGTGAACTCGAGCCATAA
- a CDS encoding HIT family protein — MDRSEHCAICALHANVERLRDLEIWRNRHWLLRHHPHPSPLLGWCLLDARRHLAGAIDFLDDEADEWGSIVQQASKLVKTVTGCDRVYAIAFGEGARHLHLHLIPRFQADQRSAAWSVADLYRDVEAGREQPVPFESVEEFLAAARLQSQEGFIN; from the coding sequence ATGGATCGTTCAGAGCACTGTGCGATTTGTGCGCTTCACGCCAATGTGGAACGTCTTCGCGATCTCGAGATTTGGCGCAATCGCCATTGGTTGCTGCGTCATCATCCGCACCCTTCCCCGCTGCTTGGTTGGTGTTTGCTCGATGCGCGTCGCCATCTCGCTGGAGCGATCGACTTTTTGGACGATGAAGCGGATGAATGGGGAAGCATTGTTCAGCAAGCGTCCAAACTTGTTAAGACGGTGACTGGCTGCGACAGGGTTTATGCCATTGCCTTCGGGGAGGGAGCGCGCCATCTCCACTTGCATCTAATCCCACGGTTCCAGGCAGATCAGCGCAGTGCCGCATGGAGTGTGGCTGATCTCTACCGCGATGTAGAGGCTGGGCGAGAGCAGCCTGTTCCGTTTGAATCTGTTGAAGAATTCCTTGCAGCCGCTCGCCTTCAATCTCAGGAGGGTTTTATAAATTGA
- a CDS encoding ABC transporter ATP-binding protein has translation MAGVRFEALSKNYPARGGGKPVEVIRDLSLSIADGEFLVLVGPSGCGKSTLLRLMAGLESPSSGEILVGDQPVSGLRPAKRNVAMVFQSYALYPHLSVRDNLAFGLRRSQQRTSWQQLQDQLHRNTRRLPSPLRVPSHREQQLEKRIQDVAQSLELDQLLDRRPKELSGGQKQRVALGRAMARKPEVFLMDEPLSNLDAKLRGSTRARIVDLQRQLGTTTIYVTHDQVEAMTMGHRIAVLNQGHLQQLGTPMELYRWPSNLFVAQFIGSPPMNVLPVHVGSGGTLMLEDRRLNVEGPIRTLLQTLEGQQLSGGIRPEQLHVAPATNRNLPAEVSHSEVLGNEQLLTCRLLDGDHLVQVRADPSLNVSIGGSIHLEADPDGWRLFDEAGDAIALPTPPPADTDEPQLPPLS, from the coding sequence TTGGCCGGGGTTCGCTTTGAAGCACTCAGCAAGAACTATCCGGCCCGCGGGGGGGGCAAGCCTGTTGAGGTGATTCGCGATCTCTCCCTCAGCATCGCTGACGGCGAATTTCTAGTGCTCGTTGGTCCCTCAGGTTGTGGCAAAAGCACGCTTTTGCGACTCATGGCAGGACTGGAATCCCCGAGCTCAGGCGAGATCCTGGTGGGGGACCAACCCGTGTCTGGCCTGAGGCCAGCCAAGCGCAATGTGGCGATGGTGTTCCAAAGCTATGCGCTTTACCCCCATCTGAGCGTCCGCGACAACTTGGCTTTCGGCCTGAGGAGAAGCCAACAGCGCACGAGCTGGCAACAGCTCCAGGACCAACTTCACCGCAACACACGCCGTCTCCCTTCTCCGCTGAGAGTCCCTTCGCATCGAGAGCAACAGCTTGAGAAGCGCATCCAGGATGTGGCGCAATCTCTGGAATTGGATCAGCTCCTCGATCGTCGACCGAAAGAACTGTCTGGCGGACAAAAACAACGGGTGGCCCTAGGCAGGGCCATGGCCCGCAAACCAGAGGTCTTCCTGATGGATGAACCACTGAGCAATCTCGACGCCAAATTGCGCGGGAGCACGCGGGCGCGGATCGTTGACCTCCAGCGCCAACTCGGGACCACCACCATCTACGTCACCCATGACCAGGTGGAAGCGATGACGATGGGCCACCGCATCGCCGTGCTCAACCAAGGACATCTGCAGCAATTAGGCACTCCGATGGAGCTGTACCGCTGGCCTTCCAACTTGTTTGTCGCCCAGTTCATCGGCAGCCCGCCGATGAACGTGCTCCCCGTGCATGTTGGCTCTGGCGGCACACTGATGCTCGAGGACAGGCGCCTCAACGTGGAGGGACCGATCAGGACCCTGCTTCAGACCCTCGAAGGCCAACAATTGAGCGGAGGAATTCGTCCAGAACAACTCCATGTCGCACCAGCCACCAACCGAAACCTGCCAGCTGAGGTGAGTCACAGTGAGGTTTTAGGGAACGAACAACTGCTCACCTGCCGGTTGCTGGATGGCGACCACTTGGTGCAAGTCAGAGCCGATCCAAGCCTGAACGTTTCGATTGGAGGGTCCATTCATTTAGAAGCCGATCCGGATGGCTGGCGGCTATTTGATGAGGCTGGAGACGCCATCGCTCTCCCAACCCCACCACCAGCCGATACCGATGAGCCTCAACTCCCCCCGCTGAGCTGA
- the psbA gene encoding photosystem II q(b) protein — translation MTTTIQQRSGANGWQQFCEWVTSTNNRLYVGWFGVLMIPTLLAATTCFIVAFIAAPPVDIDGIREPVAGSLMYGNNIISGAVVPSSNAIGLHFYPIWEAASLDEWLYNGGPFQLVVFHFLIGIYAYMGREWELSYRLGMRPWICVAYSAPVAAASAVFLVYPFGQGSFSDAMPLGISGTFNYMLVFQAEHNILMHPFHMLGVAGVFGGSLFSAMHGSLVTSSLVRETTETESQNYGYKFGQEEETYNIVAAHGYFGRLIFQYASFNNSRSLHFFLAAWPVVGIWFTALGVSTMAFNLNGFNFNQSILDGQGRVLNTWADVLNRAGLGMEVMHERNAHNFPLDLAAAESTPVALQAPAIG, via the coding sequence ATGACTACCACCATCCAGCAGCGCTCCGGCGCTAACGGCTGGCAGCAGTTCTGTGAGTGGGTCACCTCCACCAACAACCGTCTTTATGTCGGTTGGTTCGGTGTTCTGATGATCCCCACCCTGCTTGCCGCTACCACTTGCTTCATCGTCGCTTTCATCGCCGCACCTCCGGTTGATATCGACGGCATCCGCGAGCCTGTTGCAGGTTCTCTGATGTATGGCAACAACATCATTTCTGGTGCTGTTGTTCCTTCCAGCAACGCCATCGGCTTGCACTTCTACCCAATCTGGGAAGCTGCCTCACTCGACGAGTGGCTCTACAACGGCGGTCCTTTCCAACTGGTTGTGTTCCACTTCCTGATCGGCATCTACGCCTACATGGGACGTGAGTGGGAACTTTCCTACCGCTTGGGCATGCGCCCTTGGATCTGTGTTGCCTACAGCGCACCTGTTGCTGCTGCATCTGCAGTGTTCTTGGTCTACCCCTTCGGTCAGGGTTCTTTCTCTGACGCCATGCCCCTGGGCATCTCTGGAACCTTCAACTACATGTTGGTCTTCCAGGCTGAGCACAACATCCTGATGCACCCCTTCCACATGCTTGGTGTGGCTGGTGTCTTCGGTGGTTCACTGTTCTCCGCCATGCACGGCTCACTGGTGACCTCTTCCTTGGTTCGTGAAACAACCGAGACCGAGTCCCAGAACTACGGCTACAAGTTCGGCCAAGAAGAAGAGACCTACAACATCGTTGCAGCTCACGGCTACTTCGGTCGCTTGATCTTCCAATACGCCTCCTTCAATAACAGCCGTAGCCTTCACTTCTTCCTTGCTGCCTGGCCTGTTGTCGGCATCTGGTTCACCGCCCTTGGCGTGTCAACCATGGCCTTCAACCTGAACGGCTTCAACTTCAACCAGTCCATCCTTGATGGTCAGGGCCGCGTCCTGAACACCTGGGCCGATGTGTTGAACCGTGCCGGTCTCGGCATGGAAGTGATGCACGAGCGCAACGCTCATAACTTCCCCCTCGACCTGGCAGCTGCTGAGTCCACACCTGTGGCTCTCCAAGCACCTGCAATCGGTTGA
- a CDS encoding metallothionein — MSTSNQICACDPCACAVSVESAVEKDGKVYCSQPCADGHAGSEECCNSCDCC; from the coding sequence ATGTCCACCAGCAATCAAATTTGTGCCTGTGATCCCTGCGCTTGCGCAGTGTCTGTTGAGTCTGCTGTTGAGAAAGATGGCAAGGTGTATTGCTCACAGCCTTGCGCTGACGGCCACGCTGGCTCTGAGGAGTGCTGCAACAGCTGCGACTGCTGCTGA